In Acidimicrobiia bacterium, the sequence GGTGGCGGACCTCGACGTCATGGCGGACCTGCTCGAGGCCATCGGCGCCCGCGTGGAGCGGCGCGACGACGTGGTCCGCATCGACACCGCGGCCGAGCTGACCCCCGAGGCGCCGTACGAGCACGTCCGCCGGATGCGGGCGTCGATCAACGTGCTCGGTCCACTCCTGGCTCGCTACGGGCGCGCGCGTGTCGCCATGCCGGGCGGCGACAACATCGGCAGCCGGAAGCTCGACATGCACTTCGGCGCGCTCACCGCGATGGGAGCCGAGCTCGACGTGCGCGGCGGCTTCATCGAGGCTCGCTGCAACGCGCTCGGCGGGACCCGCGTGGTGCTCGACTTCCCGAGCGTCGGCGCCACCGAGACGGTGCTCACCACCGCCGTGCTCGCGAAGGGCGAGACCGTCATCGACAACGCCGCCCGAGAGCCCGAGGTCGCTGACCTCTGCTGCCAGCTCCAGGAGATGGGCGCCAACGTGGAGGGCGTGGGGACGGCGACGCTGCGCGTCGAGGGAGTGACCGAGCTCACGCCCACCGACCGCGCCATCGTCGGCGACCGGATCGAGGCCGGCACGCTGCTGTTCGCGACCGCGATCGCCGGTGGCGACGTCGTGGTCGAAGGGGTGCCGTTCGTGCACCTCGAGACGGTGGCCCGGAAGCTGGCGGCGATGGGCGTCACGGTGACGCCGGCCCCGGACGGGATCGCCGTGGGCGCCGACGGTCGCCCCGGGCCCGTCGACGTCCAGACCCTGCCGTTCCCGGGCTTCGCCACCGACTTCATGCCGCTCGCCGTGGCCGCGCTGACCACCTCGACCGGCACCGCGATCGTCACCGAGAACGTGTTCGATCACCGCTTCGCGTTCGTCGGTGAGCTG encodes:
- the murA gene encoding UDP-N-acetylglucosamine 1-carboxyvinyltransferase → MDRYVVQPGAPLSGSTRVSGMTKNAGLKQMAAALLAPGVTTLRNMTPVADLDVMADLLEAIGARVERRDDVVRIDTAAELTPEAPYEHVRRMRASINVLGPLLARYGRARVAMPGGDNIGSRKLDMHFGALTAMGAELDVRGGFIEARCNALGGTRVVLDFPSVGATETVLTTAVLAKGETVIDNAAREPEVADLCCQLQEMGANVEGVGTATLRVEGVTELTPTDRAIVGDRIEAGTLLFATAIAGGDVVVEGVPFVHLETVARKLAAMGVTVTPAPDGIAVGADGRPGPVDVQTLPFPGFATDFMPLAVAALTTSTGTAIVTENVFDHRFAFVGELNRMGADVRTEGRHAIVRGVPRLSGAPVRVPDVRAGAALLLAGLGADGPTTVFDTHHVERGYADLPARLRALGADVTRESEPPREDLRDWRRWQ